A genomic stretch from Marinifilum sp. JC120 includes:
- a CDS encoding sensor domain-containing diguanylate cyclase, which produces MGSDDLQRYVFELKEQLELQTLLADSSSEAIGVFDGNMLCVAVNKEVLKVLGYSHEDVLGMHGEDFVAEDYRDLAKEKISTRYDQPYFVMGRRKDGSTFPAEIRARTVELRDKIYRISAMRDISYLKATEMELRETLHELKIIFENSRVGMMFLQGGRILKRANQALADILGYESPAEMLGLSMLDLHLTEEKFHEFGQQYYYTLVNRAQAKVEYQLRRKDGKPLWCSLVGQAVDVNVPADLNRGVLWVVDDISIRKAEDERLFLLATTDSLTGAFNRREFFRQAELFMHGDNRNPIGPSMLMVDLDNFKRINDSYGHEVGDAVLRFFADTCREVIRDEDVFARMGGEEFAVFLPGTDLVGGIAVAERLRRKFAASDIPVAAGVIRCSISIGVATMSLRRLDLERLLRMADMALYDAKGAGRNQVSFYD; this is translated from the coding sequence ATGGGGTCTGATGATCTTCAAAGATATGTATTTGAATTGAAAGAACAACTTGAATTGCAGACTTTACTTGCGGATTCTTCTTCAGAGGCCATAGGTGTCTTTGATGGAAATATGCTTTGCGTGGCTGTTAACAAGGAAGTTCTTAAAGTTCTGGGATATTCGCATGAGGACGTTCTCGGCATGCACGGGGAGGATTTTGTTGCCGAGGATTATCGTGATCTTGCAAAAGAGAAAATTTCTACCAGATATGACCAGCCATATTTTGTTATGGGGAGGCGCAAGGACGGTTCTACTTTTCCTGCTGAAATTCGTGCCCGCACTGTGGAGCTTCGGGACAAAATATACCGTATTTCAGCTATGCGCGACATTTCCTATCTGAAAGCAACGGAAATGGAGTTACGCGAAACCCTGCATGAACTTAAAATTATTTTTGAGAATAGCCGGGTCGGGATGATGTTTCTGCAAGGTGGGCGAATCTTGAAGAGGGCCAATCAGGCTCTTGCCGATATTCTGGGCTATGAATCCCCAGCAGAGATGCTTGGTTTGAGTATGTTGGACTTGCACCTTACTGAAGAAAAATTTCATGAATTTGGTCAGCAGTATTACTACACCCTTGTTAATCGTGCGCAGGCGAAGGTTGAGTACCAGTTACGGCGTAAGGACGGGAAACCGCTGTGGTGTTCTCTTGTCGGTCAGGCCGTGGATGTCAATGTTCCTGCTGATTTGAATCGCGGTGTACTTTGGGTGGTAGATGATATTTCCATACGTAAAGCGGAGGATGAGCGGCTTTTTCTGCTGGCAACAACGGACAGTCTTACCGGGGCCTTTAACCGCAGGGAGTTCTTTCGCCAGGCTGAGTTGTTCATGCATGGAGATAATCGCAATCCAATAGGCCCTTCCATGTTGATGGTTGATCTTGATAATTTCAAAAGAATCAATGATTCATATGGGCATGAGGTCGGGGATGCTGTATTGCGTTTTTTTGCCGACACCTGCCGCGAGGTTATCAGGGATGAGGATGTCTTCGCCCGTATGGGAGGGGAGGAGTTTGCAGTGTTTTTGCCCGGTACAGATCTTGTCGGCGGCATTGCTGTAGCCGAGCGGTTACGCAGGAAGTTTGCAGCGAGTGACATTCCTGTTGCGGCGGGTGTTATACGTTGCTCAATAAGTATCGGGGTTGCTACTATGAGTTTGCGCAGGCTTGATCTTGAACGGTTGTTGCGCATGGCGGATATGGCTTTATATGATGCAAAGGGGGCGGGCCGTAATCAGGTCAGTTTTTATGATTGA
- a CDS encoding pilus assembly protein PilZ, with the protein MNTLSDRRKHTRIELSSINSFFRQCDVAATSGGDLDITILNISTKGMKFKINSDNDSRKIKLDDELFIRGCIFNDRIGFLSSQKAVAVWQEDSLFGVRFTPSLELDEPSLIDMLK; encoded by the coding sequence ATGAATACATTATCAGACAGGCGAAAGCATACAAGGATTGAACTTAGTTCAATCAACAGTTTCTTCCGGCAATGCGATGTTGCTGCTACTTCCGGTGGGGATCTCGATATAACTATCCTCAACATCTCAACAAAAGGGATGAAATTCAAAATTAATTCGGACAATGATTCCAGAAAAATAAAGCTGGACGATGAACTTTTTATTCGCGGCTGTATTTTTAATGATAGAATCGGTTTTCTCAGCAGCCAGAAGGCTGTTGCTGTCTGGCAGGAAGACAGCCTCTTCGGTGTAAGATTCACTCCATCGCTTGAACTTGATGAACCGTCCCTGATTGATATGCTCAAGTAA
- a CDS encoding glycosyltransferase family 1 protein, translating into MDELGYKTVHIPIQGQQVFTWQDILEKTGTKPYAVVYADRSIAPPLAGVENYPCLTIFHCIDTHIHSWYPLYAQGFDICLVSLKDHLDRFSPRLQESRLLWFPPIVMDVDQPVEMEKEWDLLFVGKVDPVLTPERMNFLDKVSQKISGMHVTQGAYRNLFPKARVVLNIAERGDLNFRVFEALACGSCLLTPKIKNGLFDLFEDGVHLLAYEPNNAEDLVEKLNTLLADKELRERIARQGNELIESKHRIIHRAQTLHNVISEMDVEAAIKNRIAAAPQLRRNFLKSLYLHWAEEVGIPKFQKIYLEAAKN; encoded by the coding sequence ATGGATGAACTGGGCTACAAAACAGTCCACATCCCAATTCAAGGGCAGCAGGTATTCACTTGGCAGGATATTCTGGAAAAAACCGGAACTAAGCCTTATGCCGTGGTCTATGCTGACCGCTCTATCGCCCCGCCCCTTGCCGGGGTCGAAAATTACCCCTGTCTGACCATCTTTCACTGCATCGATACCCACATCCACAGCTGGTACCCCCTTTACGCCCAAGGATTCGATATCTGTCTGGTCAGCCTGAAGGATCATCTGGACCGTTTCAGCCCGCGTTTGCAGGAATCGCGGTTGCTCTGGTTTCCGCCCATTGTCATGGATGTAGACCAGCCTGTTGAAATGGAAAAAGAATGGGATCTGCTATTCGTAGGCAAAGTCGATCCGGTACTGACCCCGGAACGCATGAATTTTCTGGATAAAGTTTCTCAAAAAATTTCCGGGATGCACGTAACTCAGGGAGCGTATCGCAATCTTTTTCCCAAGGCCCGAGTTGTGCTCAACATTGCCGAGCGCGGGGACCTCAACTTTCGCGTATTTGAAGCACTGGCCTGCGGGTCCTGCCTGCTCACACCCAAAATTAAAAACGGACTTTTTGATCTCTTTGAAGACGGGGTGCATCTGCTGGCCTACGAGCCGAATAATGCCGAAGATTTAGTGGAAAAGCTGAACACCCTGCTGGCAGACAAAGAATTGCGGGAACGCATCGCCAGACAGGGAAATGAATTGATCGAAAGCAAACACCGCATCATTCATCGCGCGCAGACCCTGCACAATGTGATCAGCGAGATGGATGTGGAAGCAGCAATAAAAAACCGCATCGCAGCAGCACCCCAGCTGCGCCGCAATTTCCTCAAATCACTCTACCTACACTGGGCCGAGGAAGTGGGAATACCAAAATTTCAGAAGATTTATTTGGAAGCGGCTAAGAATTAG
- the metC gene encoding cystathionine beta-lyase, whose product MKDISTKLVNAGKAEALQVIDTINPPLHRASTVLFDSYADMLKANKGEFEGVEYGTCGLGAQKAFEAAMVELEGAHGCKSFQSGLAAIAMVLMAYTKQGDHILICDNVYGPTRRFCDGFLSKYGVETEYLPSDAGAGIADYIRKNTKLLFMESPGSNTFEIQDITAVTEACRVKGIISVIDNTWATPLYFNPFEHGVDVSIQSCTKYITGHSDILLGTVSTNERNWEAFEKCSGLFEAFAAQEDCYQALRGLRTLKVRLKAHEESALEVAKWLVEHGMVESVIHPALESHPQHDLWKRYFKGSSGLFAFTLKEQYEDIDHSPFVDNLDLFGLGYSWGGYKSLITGGKFRRTNHFGYEGKTIFRLNIGLEDVEDLKADLKQGLERLR is encoded by the coding sequence ATGAAAGATATTTCCACCAAGCTGGTCAATGCGGGCAAAGCTGAGGCCCTGCAAGTTATAGATACTATTAATCCGCCCCTGCACCGGGCTTCCACTGTTCTTTTTGATTCCTACGCTGACATGCTCAAGGCGAATAAGGGTGAATTCGAGGGAGTTGAGTATGGAACTTGCGGTTTGGGTGCCCAGAAAGCTTTTGAAGCTGCCATGGTTGAGCTTGAGGGTGCGCATGGTTGTAAGTCTTTTCAGTCCGGCCTTGCTGCCATTGCCATGGTGCTTATGGCTTACACAAAGCAGGGCGATCATATTTTGATTTGCGATAATGTTTATGGACCCACTCGTCGTTTCTGTGATGGATTCCTTTCCAAATATGGTGTTGAAACCGAATATCTACCCTCTGACGCCGGAGCGGGCATAGCTGATTACATCCGCAAAAATACAAAGCTGCTGTTTATGGAATCTCCCGGATCAAATACCTTTGAGATTCAGGATATTACCGCCGTCACCGAAGCCTGCCGTGTCAAAGGAATTATTTCGGTTATCGATAACACTTGGGCGACTCCTTTATATTTTAATCCCTTTGAGCATGGCGTGGATGTTTCTATCCAGTCCTGCACCAAATACATCACCGGACATTCTGATATTTTGCTGGGTACTGTTTCCACCAATGAGCGCAACTGGGAAGCCTTTGAAAAGTGCTCCGGTCTTTTTGAAGCTTTTGCTGCACAGGAAGATTGCTATCAGGCATTGCGCGGTTTGCGGACTTTGAAAGTGCGGCTCAAGGCCCATGAAGAGTCTGCCCTTGAGGTCGCCAAATGGCTGGTTGAGCATGGAATGGTCGAATCTGTGATCCACCCCGCCCTTGAAAGTCACCCACAGCATGATCTTTGGAAGCGTTATTTCAAGGGTTCAAGCGGACTTTTCGCATTTACTCTTAAAGAGCAATATGAAGATATCGACCATTCCCCATTCGTGGACAATCTGGATCTTTTCGGTCTCGGCTACAGCTGGGGCGGCTACAAAAGTCTGATCACCGGAGGTAAGTTCCGGCGCACGAACCATTTCGGTTATGAAGGGAAAACAATTTTCCGTCTTAATATCGGACTGGAAGACGTGGAAGATTTGAAGGCTGATCTGAAGCAGGGGCTTGAGCGGTTGCGGTAA
- the aroB gene encoding 3-dehydroquinate synthase, translated as MSKVNVELRGEFDNSYEISVDYSVMDELVADLKARKYGHTPVVICDENTRELFGHELVEKLALEDIDPLLLTVPAGESSKSLDVFGSLLEAMLEAGITRQDVVVALGGGVVGDLSGYVAGSYMRGINFVQVPTTLLSQVDSSVGGKVAVNIKHWKNYCGMFYQPKRVYTNISALESLPEREILSGLGEVVKTAFIADRDLVDYLSANADKVRSLDREVMAKVVARCCEIKADVVVRDEKEGGVRRILNYGHTVGHAIETFAGYEISHGECVAWGMRIVARASHKAGMLSSEDLQLHEGLMDKLGLATGKLDIEPAKIMQLMQKDKKVKQGAVVIVGLDRLGNAVVCEDFPLELIEAELEKMA; from the coding sequence ATGTCCAAGGTCAATGTTGAGCTGCGCGGTGAGTTCGATAATTCTTATGAGATCAGCGTGGATTATTCCGTAATGGATGAACTTGTCGCGGACCTCAAAGCCAGGAAGTACGGACATACCCCGGTAGTTATCTGTGATGAAAATACCCGTGAGCTTTTCGGTCATGAACTGGTCGAAAAGCTCGCTCTTGAGGATATTGATCCGCTACTGCTCACGGTCCCTGCCGGGGAGAGCAGCAAATCCCTTGATGTGTTCGGCTCTTTGCTGGAAGCCATGCTTGAGGCCGGGATAACCCGTCAGGATGTGGTGGTTGCTCTTGGGGGCGGCGTGGTCGGGGATCTTTCCGGCTATGTTGCGGGTAGCTACATGCGCGGTATTAATTTCGTGCAGGTGCCCACTACTTTGCTTTCACAGGTGGATTCATCTGTGGGTGGCAAGGTTGCGGTAAACATCAAGCACTGGAAGAACTATTGCGGAATGTTCTATCAGCCCAAGCGGGTTTATACGAACATTTCAGCCCTTGAATCCCTTCCCGAACGGGAGATTCTCAGCGGGCTGGGCGAAGTGGTCAAGACCGCCTTCATCGCCGACCGCGATCTGGTTGATTACCTGTCCGCCAATGCGGATAAGGTCCGCTCCCTTGATCGCGAGGTTATGGCCAAGGTCGTGGCTCGCTGTTGTGAGATCAAGGCCGACGTGGTTGTCCGTGACGAAAAAGAGGGCGGGGTGCGCCGTATCCTCAACTACGGTCATACCGTGGGTCATGCCATTGAAACATTTGCCGGATATGAGATTTCTCATGGCGAGTGTGTTGCATGGGGCATGCGTATTGTTGCGCGGGCCAGCCACAAAGCCGGGATGCTTTCCTCTGAAGATCTCCAGTTGCACGAAGGCCTTATGGACAAGTTGGGGCTCGCCACCGGAAAACTTGACATTGAGCCAGCCAAGATCATGCAGCTTATGCAGAAGGACAAGAAGGTTAAGCAGGGCGCAGTAGTTATTGTCGGCCTCGACAGGTTGGGCAATGCTGTGGTCTGTGAAGATTTTCCGCTTGAGTTGATTGAAGCCGAGCTTGAAAAGATGGCTTAA
- a CDS encoding 3-deoxy-7-phosphoheptulonate synthase, producing MSVKLDVTGLDSWGFNNDGPLIIAGPCSAESREQLLETARGIKDKGVHLLRAGIWKPRTRPGCFEGMGEEGLKWLVEAKEETGLPISCETATPEHVELCLKYGVDMIWVGARTTVNPFAVQALADALKGTDIPVLVKNPINPDVELWLGALERINKAGVKKLGAIHRGFSSARASEYRNAPNWRIFIELRRRTEGMPIICDPSHLCGKRELIPAVAQKSLDLLFDGLMIESHINPDVALSDSKQQFTPEDLGKVLADLEVKHAAAEDEEFALRMESKRNRLVEIDDAIVELLAERMALGRKIGKMKCERNIALLQPEQWKKTVEKRTREGVARGMDEHFMLRIFQYIHEESLRQQECVLAGEE from the coding sequence ATGAGTGTAAAACTTGATGTAACCGGTTTGGATTCTTGGGGGTTCAATAACGACGGGCCGTTGATCATTGCCGGTCCTTGCAGTGCAGAATCTCGCGAGCAGCTTCTGGAAACCGCCCGCGGCATTAAAGACAAGGGTGTTCACCTGCTGCGTGCAGGTATCTGGAAACCGCGTACCCGCCCCGGCTGCTTTGAAGGCATGGGCGAGGAAGGCCTCAAATGGCTGGTAGAAGCCAAAGAGGAAACCGGGCTGCCCATTTCTTGCGAAACCGCTACTCCTGAACATGTGGAACTCTGTCTTAAGTACGGCGTTGATATGATTTGGGTCGGCGCACGGACCACTGTTAACCCCTTTGCCGTGCAGGCTCTGGCTGATGCTCTTAAGGGAACTGATATTCCAGTGCTGGTCAAAAACCCCATCAACCCTGATGTAGAACTCTGGCTCGGTGCTCTTGAGCGCATTAACAAGGCCGGGGTCAAAAAACTCGGTGCCATCCATCGCGGTTTTTCCTCCGCACGTGCCAGCGAATACCGCAATGCCCCCAACTGGAGAATTTTTATTGAGCTGCGCCGTCGCACTGAGGGCATGCCCATCATCTGTGACCCCAGCCATCTCTGCGGTAAGCGTGAACTCATCCCCGCAGTGGCCCAGAAATCCCTCGACCTCCTTTTTGACGGTTTGATGATTGAATCTCACATCAATCCTGATGTGGCTCTCAGCGATAGCAAACAACAGTTCACTCCCGAAGATCTCGGCAAGGTTCTGGCTGATCTTGAAGTGAAGCATGCAGCTGCGGAAGATGAAGAATTTGCCCTGCGCATGGAAAGCAAGCGTAACCGTCTTGTTGAGATTGATGATGCTATTGTTGAGCTTCTTGCTGAGCGTATGGCTTTAGGCCGCAAGATCGGTAAGATGAAATGTGAGCGCAATATTGCTCTTTTGCAGCCCGAACAGTGGAAGAAGACTGTTGAAAAGCGCACCCGCGAAGGTGTTGCCCGCGGCATGGATGAGCATTTCATGCTCCGTATTTTTCAGTACATTCATGAAGAGTCCCTGCGTCAGCAGGAGTGCGTGTTGGCCGGAGAAGAGTAA
- a CDS encoding flavodoxin: MSKSLIVYGSTTGNTETAAEYVAEAFENKEIEVELKNVTDVSVADLGNGYDIVLFGCSTWGEEEIELQDDFIPLYDALESADLKGKKVSVFGCGDSDYTYFCGAVDAIEEKLEKMGAVVIGDSLKVDGDPERDAITEWGREIAEKV; encoded by the coding sequence ATGTCCAAATCATTGATTGTTTACGGCTCAACTACTGGAAATACTGAAACAGCTGCCGAATACGTGGCCGAAGCTTTTGAAAACAAAGAGATCGAAGTAGAACTGAAAAACGTCACCGATGTAAGTGTTGCCGACCTCGGCAACGGATACGACATCGTACTTTTCGGCTGCTCAACTTGGGGCGAAGAAGAGATTGAATTACAGGATGATTTTATCCCCCTCTACGATGCCCTTGAAAGTGCTGACTTGAAAGGCAAAAAAGTCTCCGTGTTTGGCTGCGGAGATTCCGACTACACTTATTTTTGCGGTGCAGTGGACGCCATTGAAGAAAAACTCGAAAAAATGGGTGCTGTGGTCATAGGCGACAGCCTTAAAGTAGACGGAGACCCGGAACGGGACGCCATTACCGAATGGGGCAGGGAAATCGCTGAAAAAGTTTAA
- a CDS encoding chemotaxis protein CheA, translating into MSTGDRLLDIFQDETLERLDNIETGLLQLENSPADLTPELINSIFRDAHSIKAGSNLLKLTVIEELSHKLENLLEMVRSEGLIPTELIITASLESVDKLRSLTEDVLNSNTKSIRLQKTMLEVSVQRALAGES; encoded by the coding sequence ATGAGTACCGGCGATAGATTACTGGACATCTTTCAGGACGAAACACTTGAACGGCTCGATAATATCGAGACTGGGCTTTTGCAGTTGGAGAACAGCCCCGCGGATCTTACCCCGGAGCTTATTAATTCCATTTTCCGGGATGCCCATTCCATCAAGGCCGGGTCCAATCTGCTTAAGCTGACCGTTATTGAAGAACTTTCCCACAAGCTGGAAAATCTTTTGGAAATGGTCCGATCTGAAGGACTGATCCCCACGGAACTTATTATCACCGCTTCTCTGGAGTCTGTGGATAAGCTCCGGTCCCTGACTGAAGACGTACTTAATAGTAATACCAAGAGTATCCGTTTGCAGAAAACCATGCTTGAGGTTTCAGTACAGCGTGCCTTGGCAGGTGAGAGTTAG